Proteins encoded within one genomic window of Ideonella dechloratans:
- a CDS encoding aminotransferase class I/II-fold pyridoxal phosphate-dependent enzyme produces MKPVTQVLVVSADEAWRDAVVGGLNAAAERLDNPYGLRALSCPCDEQALQAVLSTDTKGADLQVVLIDHGERNADTRQRERAVRTAQQIIEARPELSLYMLLEDDSDKLLVEQLASDAVDGYFFRSEQDFHGWFRILAAEVAEKADTPFYDALRDYVAQAKDSWHTPGHGGGDSFKGSPWVGDFYDFVGEEMLRADLSVSVPELDSLLHPTGVISQSQRLAAKAFGARKTYFATNGTSTSNKVIFQSLLAPGDTLLLDRNCHKSVHHGVILSGARPVYLDSSVNRHFGLFGPVPQATIRAAIEAHPEAKVLILTSCTYDGLRYDLKPIIALAHAAGIKVIVDEAWYGHARFHPELRPTALECGADYATQSTHKVLSAFSQASMIHVNDPGFDEHLFRENFNMHASTSPQYTLIASLDVARKQAVMEGYRLLDRSLRYARELREKINATGAFRVLELDDLLPDEVKDDGIRLDPTKLTIDISASGWSADELRDELINRYNIQVEKNTHNTLTLLLTIGTTRSKVSRLFDAMLRLAKDRRPPLTYGRMPEAPRFTRLACLPRDAFYEAGEKLPVLDDSGLPNPALNGRVCCDQIVPYPPGIPVLVPGQVIEPAIIAYLARLLQTQKSIELHGLALHDGEWHLRVLRPEELTALPCR; encoded by the coding sequence ATGAAGCCCGTCACGCAGGTGCTGGTGGTCAGCGCCGATGAAGCCTGGCGCGACGCCGTGGTCGGGGGGCTCAACGCCGCCGCCGAGCGGCTGGACAACCCCTACGGCCTGCGGGCCCTGAGCTGCCCCTGCGACGAGCAGGCCCTGCAGGCGGTGCTGTCCACCGACACCAAGGGCGCCGACCTGCAGGTGGTGCTGATCGACCACGGTGAGCGCAACGCCGACACCCGCCAGCGCGAGCGCGCGGTCCGCACCGCGCAGCAGATCATCGAGGCGCGGCCCGAGCTCTCGCTCTACATGCTGCTGGAGGACGACAGCGACAAGCTGCTGGTCGAGCAGCTGGCCAGCGACGCGGTGGACGGCTACTTCTTCCGCAGCGAGCAGGACTTCCACGGCTGGTTCCGCATCCTGGCGGCCGAGGTGGCCGAGAAGGCCGACACGCCCTTCTACGACGCGCTGCGCGACTACGTGGCCCAGGCCAAGGACAGCTGGCACACCCCCGGCCACGGCGGTGGCGACTCCTTCAAGGGCAGCCCCTGGGTGGGCGACTTCTACGACTTCGTGGGCGAGGAGATGCTGCGCGCCGACCTCTCGGTCAGCGTGCCGGAGCTCGATTCGCTGCTGCACCCCACCGGCGTGATTTCCCAGAGCCAGCGCCTGGCGGCCAAGGCCTTCGGGGCGCGCAAGACCTACTTCGCCACCAATGGCACCAGCACCTCCAACAAGGTGATCTTCCAGAGCCTGCTGGCCCCGGGCGACACCCTGCTGCTGGACCGCAACTGCCACAAGAGCGTGCACCACGGGGTGATCCTCTCGGGTGCGCGGCCGGTCTACCTGGACAGCTCGGTCAACCGCCACTTCGGCCTGTTCGGGCCGGTGCCACAGGCCACCATCCGCGCCGCCATCGAGGCGCACCCCGAGGCCAAGGTGCTGATCCTCACCAGCTGCACCTACGACGGCCTGCGCTATGACCTGAAACCCATCATCGCGCTGGCCCATGCCGCGGGCATCAAGGTCATCGTCGACGAGGCCTGGTACGGCCACGCGCGCTTCCACCCCGAGCTGCGGCCCACCGCGCTGGAGTGCGGCGCCGACTACGCCACCCAGAGCACGCACAAGGTGCTGTCGGCCTTCTCGCAGGCCAGCATGATCCATGTGAACGACCCCGGCTTCGACGAGCATCTGTTCCGCGAGAACTTCAACATGCACGCCTCGACCAGCCCGCAGTACACGCTGATCGCCAGCCTGGACGTGGCGCGCAAGCAGGCGGTGATGGAGGGCTACCGGCTGCTGGACCGCTCGCTGCGCTATGCCCGCGAGCTGCGCGAAAAGATCAACGCCACCGGCGCCTTCCGCGTGCTGGAACTGGACGACCTGCTGCCCGACGAGGTGAAGGACGACGGCATCCGCCTGGACCCGACCAAGCTGACCATCGACATCAGCGCCAGCGGTTGGAGCGCCGACGAGCTGCGCGACGAGCTGATCAACCGCTACAACATCCAGGTCGAGAAGAACACGCACAACACGCTGACGCTGCTGCTGACCATCGGCACCACGCGCAGCAAGGTCTCGCGCCTGTTCGACGCCATGCTGCGCCTGGCCAAGGACCGCCGCCCGCCGCTGACCTACGGCCGCATGCCCGAGGCCCCGCGCTTCACCCGCCTGGCCTGCCTGCCGCGCGACGCCTTCTACGAGGCGGGCGAGAAGCTGCCGGTGCTGGACGACAGCGGCCTGCCCAACCCGGCGCTCAACGGCCGCGTCTGCTGCGACCAGATCGTGCCCTACCCGCCGGGCATCCCGGTGCTGGTGCCGGGCCAGGTGATCGAGCCGGCCATCATCGCCTACCTGGCGCGCCTGCTGCAGACGCAAAAGAGCATCGAGCTGCACGGCCTGGCCCTGCACGACGGCGAATGGCACCTGCGGGTGCTGCGCCCGGAAGAGCTGACGGCCCTGCCCTGCCGCTGA
- a CDS encoding DUF1841 family protein: MFQPSQHDVRRFFCEVLAKQRAGQVLTPIETLAAGWVDEHPEYHGDLADVDAALAAVYEVQEGRTNPFLHLAMHLTISEQVSIDQPHGIRQAVELLAARRNSLHEAHHEVMDCLGEMIWASQRSGLPPDGHAYLDAVRQRATR, translated from the coding sequence ATGTTCCAGCCTTCCCAACACGACGTTCGCCGCTTCTTCTGCGAGGTCCTGGCCAAGCAGCGCGCCGGCCAGGTGCTTACCCCGATCGAGACCCTGGCCGCCGGCTGGGTCGATGAACATCCGGAGTACCACGGCGATCTGGCGGATGTGGACGCGGCGCTGGCCGCCGTCTACGAGGTGCAGGAAGGCCGCACCAACCCCTTTCTGCACCTGGCCATGCACCTGACGATCAGCGAGCAGGTGTCCATCGACCAGCCGCACGGCATCCGCCAGGCGGTCGAACTGCTGGCGGCCCGCCGCAACTCGCTGCACGAGGCCCACCACGAGGTGATGGACTGCCTGGGCGAGATGATCTGGGCCTCGCAGCGCAGCGGCCTGCCGCCCGACGGCCACGCCTACCTGGACGCGGTGCGCCAGCGGGCCACCCGCTGA
- a CDS encoding HD-GYP domain-containing protein, which translates to MSKRTIPVTQVRLGMHIHALEGPWISHPFWKTRFVLNDPEDLQKLLHSGVPSVVIDVSKGLDVLPPTLAPVAAPVPSPAAAVLPPAAPPRPSGPPPEPSRALAEELSQAKAIYRQSREQVTSMFAEARLGKALDAEQCLPLVNDIADSVFRNPGALVSLARLKTQDDYTYMHSVAVCALMVALGKQLGLSEEACREAGLSGLLHDLGKAVMPLDVLNKPGKLTDDEFTVMKSHPVRGYEMLLEARGAPEGAMDVCLHHHERVDGTGYPHKLPGDKLSLLARMGAVCDVYDAITSNRPYKAGWDPAHSIAQMAGWKGHFDTVVFQAFVKSLGIYPVGSLVKLKSGKLAVVTEQNPKNLVSPIVKVFFSSKSQLHITPTVLDLSQSNDQIVSRESPEAWGFKELDALWAGDLPGR; encoded by the coding sequence ATGAGCAAACGGACCATTCCAGTGACCCAGGTTCGCCTGGGCATGCACATTCATGCGCTGGAAGGGCCCTGGATCAGCCACCCCTTCTGGAAGACCCGTTTCGTGCTGAACGATCCGGAGGATCTGCAGAAGCTGCTGCACAGCGGCGTGCCCAGCGTGGTGATCGATGTGTCCAAGGGGCTGGATGTGCTGCCGCCGACCTTGGCCCCGGTCGCCGCACCTGTGCCCAGCCCTGCGGCGGCGGTGCTCCCGCCGGCCGCTCCGCCCCGGCCCTCCGGCCCGCCGCCCGAGCCCTCCCGCGCATTGGCCGAGGAGCTGAGCCAGGCCAAGGCCATCTACCGTCAGTCGCGTGAGCAGGTCACGTCCATGTTCGCCGAGGCCCGCCTGGGCAAGGCCCTGGATGCCGAGCAGTGCCTGCCGCTGGTCAACGACATCGCCGATTCGGTCTTCCGCAACCCGGGGGCCCTGGTGAGCCTGGCCCGGCTGAAGACGCAGGACGACTACACCTACATGCACTCGGTGGCGGTCTGCGCCCTGATGGTGGCCCTGGGCAAGCAGCTGGGGCTGAGCGAAGAAGCTTGCCGCGAGGCCGGCCTGTCGGGATTGCTGCATGACCTGGGCAAGGCGGTGATGCCGCTGGACGTGCTGAACAAGCCCGGCAAGCTCACCGATGACGAGTTCACCGTGATGAAGAGTCACCCGGTGCGGGGCTACGAGATGCTGCTGGAGGCCCGCGGCGCGCCCGAGGGTGCGATGGACGTCTGTCTGCACCACCACGAACGGGTGGACGGCACCGGCTATCCGCACAAGCTGCCCGGCGACAAGCTGAGCCTGCTGGCCCGCATGGGTGCGGTCTGCGACGTGTACGACGCCATCACCTCCAACCGGCCCTACAAGGCGGGGTGGGATCCGGCCCATTCCATCGCGCAGATGGCGGGCTGGAAGGGACACTTCGACACTGTGGTCTTCCAGGCCTTCGTCAAGAGCCTGGGCATCTACCCGGTGGGTTCGCTCGTCAAGCTCAAGTCCGGCAAGCTCGCCGTCGTGACGGAGCAGAACCCGAAGAACCTGGTCTCGCCGATCGTGAAGGTGTTCTTCTCCAGCAAGTCGCAGTTGCACATCACGCCGACCGTGCTGGATCTCTCGCAATCCAACGACCAGATCGTCTCCCGCGAGAGTCCCGAGGCCTGGGGTTTCAAGGAGCTGGACGCGCTCTGGGCAGGTGATCTGCCCGGTCGCTGA
- the kefC gene encoding glutathione-regulated potassium-efflux system protein KefC: MTAADALPHAAATLSHGWLLQSLVYLGAAVLAVPLARLAGLGAIIGYLAAGILIGPWGLALVTDAQDMLHFAEFGVVLMLFLVGLELEPRRLWALRRPIFGWGSVQLLASAALMTGVAMLAGVDWHLGLVVALGLALSSTAIGLGVLAERNLTSTTSGHSVLSVALLQDIAAIPILAIVPLMAGQHHAGQGWVGALKAVAVIAGIVLGGRLLLRPALRWIARSKTPEIFTAAALLLVVATAALMEAVGLSMALGAFLAGVLLAESEYRRELETDLEPFKGLLLGLFFIAVGMSIDFSVVLHRPFIVLLLVVAVLGLKALVLWVMARVMPIPLGERPVFIVLLAQGGEFGFVVFQAAQQRGVIDARTASLLIAVVAMTMLLTPLLLLVADRVAARRAACRPDQAPLSELSEEQDAPVIIAGFGRYGQIVGRLLYASGLKATVLEHDADQVESLRKFGWRVFYGDARRLDLLRMAGADKARTLVVAVDDMAQCLEIVDLAREHFPQLTLVVRARNAQHWFELHRRGVQHIERETLDSALMSGRSVLETLGFRPYQARTLAQRFRRHSIAQLQESAPHFGDEARLLAMAKAGRQQLETLFAQERDALLQARRHAATEGDNPGTTP; the protein is encoded by the coding sequence ATGACCGCCGCCGACGCCCTGCCCCACGCCGCCGCCACCCTCAGCCATGGCTGGCTGCTGCAAAGCCTGGTGTACCTGGGCGCGGCGGTGCTGGCCGTGCCGCTGGCCCGGCTGGCCGGCCTGGGCGCCATCATCGGCTACCTGGCCGCCGGCATCCTGATCGGCCCCTGGGGCCTGGCCCTGGTGACCGATGCCCAGGACATGCTGCACTTCGCCGAATTCGGCGTGGTGCTGATGCTCTTCCTGGTCGGGCTGGAGCTGGAGCCGCGCCGGCTCTGGGCCCTGCGACGGCCCATCTTCGGCTGGGGCAGCGTGCAGTTGCTGGCCTCGGCCGCGCTGATGACCGGCGTGGCCATGCTGGCCGGGGTGGACTGGCACCTGGGCCTGGTCGTCGCGCTGGGCTTGGCGCTGTCGTCCACCGCCATCGGCCTGGGCGTGCTGGCCGAGCGCAACCTCACCAGCACCACCTCCGGCCACAGCGTGCTGAGCGTGGCCCTGCTGCAGGACATCGCGGCCATCCCCATCCTGGCCATCGTGCCCTTGATGGCCGGCCAGCACCACGCGGGCCAGGGCTGGGTGGGTGCGCTCAAGGCGGTGGCTGTGATCGCCGGCATCGTGCTGGGCGGCCGCCTGCTGCTGCGCCCGGCCCTACGCTGGATCGCCCGCAGCAAGACGCCCGAGATCTTCACCGCCGCCGCCCTGCTGCTGGTGGTGGCCACCGCGGCGCTGATGGAAGCCGTGGGCCTGTCGATGGCCCTGGGCGCCTTCCTGGCCGGCGTGCTGCTGGCCGAAAGCGAGTACCGGCGCGAGCTGGAAACCGACCTGGAGCCCTTCAAGGGCCTGCTGCTGGGCCTGTTCTTCATCGCCGTGGGCATGAGCATCGACTTCTCGGTCGTGCTGCATCGGCCCTTCATCGTGCTGCTGCTGGTGGTGGCGGTGCTGGGCCTGAAGGCCCTGGTGCTGTGGGTGATGGCACGGGTGATGCCGATTCCGCTGGGCGAGCGGCCGGTCTTCATCGTGCTGCTGGCCCAGGGCGGCGAGTTCGGCTTCGTGGTCTTTCAGGCGGCCCAGCAGCGCGGCGTGATCGACGCCCGCACCGCCTCGCTGCTGATCGCGGTGGTGGCCATGACCATGCTGCTCACGCCGCTGCTGCTGCTGGTGGCCGACCGGGTGGCGGCACGCCGCGCGGCCTGCCGGCCGGACCAGGCCCCGCTGAGCGAACTGAGCGAGGAGCAGGACGCGCCCGTGATCATCGCGGGCTTCGGCCGCTACGGCCAGATCGTCGGCCGCCTGCTCTACGCCAGCGGCCTCAAGGCCACGGTGCTGGAGCACGACGCCGACCAGGTCGAGAGCCTGCGCAAGTTCGGCTGGCGGGTCTTCTACGGTGATGCCCGGCGGCTGGACCTGTTGCGCATGGCCGGTGCCGACAAGGCCCGCACCCTGGTGGTGGCGGTGGACGACATGGCCCAGTGCCTGGAGATCGTGGACCTGGCGCGCGAGCACTTTCCCCAGCTCACCCTGGTGGTGCGGGCGCGCAATGCGCAGCACTGGTTCGAGCTGCATCGCCGCGGCGTGCAGCACATCGAACGCGAGACCCTCGACTCGGCTCTCATGAGCGGGCGCAGCGTGCTGGAAACGCTGGGCTTTCGGCCCTACCAGGCCCGCACCCTGGCCCAGCGCTTCCGCCGCCACAGCATCGCGCAGCTGCAGGAATCGGCCCCGCACTTCGGCGACGAGGCCCGGCTGCTGGCCATGGCCAAGGCCGGCCGCCAGCAGCTGGAGACGCTGTTCGCCCAGGAGCGCGACGCGCTGCTGCAGGCCCGGCGGCATGCCGCCACCGAGGGCGACAACCCCGGGACAACCCCCTAG
- a CDS encoding aminotransferase-like domain-containing protein — protein MGGFTRGGGSTLTEQLAEHYAQRIRQRLLAPGTRLPSVRDAARRHGISPHTVVAAYDQLLAQGLVEARRQRGFFVRDRRAPEPRPAPARVAPAGPPLPPVDATALIRGMFHSGTDQPAPGLGTLPLDWLDPALLSTALRRVLGQNEGALALQYGQPAGDMRLRQALALRLGGLGLQASAEQIVTATGATHALDIVSRALLAPGDAVLVDEPGWAVEFARLSQLGMRLLPVPRGADGPDLAVLETLAREHRPRLYVTISVLHNPTGNSLTPAGAYQLLRLAEQHDFRVVEDDTYGELAPAHLPRLAALDGLQRTLYVSGFSKILTPGWRVGYVAAPPSLIERLIDVKLLSTLTTPAILEQALAYCLEQGSLRRHVERVHARLDGARQRAVQLALDHGCRFVTPPQGLFGWVDTGVDTEVLAQRLHDQGWLLAPGHLFHARRRPSTLMRINFATSQHARFWQAFDRACGR, from the coding sequence CTGGGCGGGTTCACGCGCGGTGGTGGCAGCACGCTGACCGAGCAGCTGGCCGAGCACTACGCCCAGCGCATCCGCCAGCGCCTGCTGGCGCCGGGCACGCGGCTGCCCTCGGTGCGGGACGCCGCACGCCGGCACGGCATCAGCCCACACACGGTGGTGGCGGCCTACGACCAGCTGCTGGCCCAGGGCCTGGTCGAGGCCCGGCGGCAGCGGGGCTTTTTCGTGCGCGACCGGCGCGCGCCCGAGCCCCGGCCGGCCCCGGCGCGGGTGGCCCCCGCCGGGCCGCCGCTGCCGCCGGTGGATGCCACCGCCCTGATCCGCGGCATGTTCCACAGCGGCACCGACCAGCCCGCCCCCGGCCTGGGCACACTGCCGCTGGACTGGCTGGACCCGGCCCTGCTGAGCACGGCCTTGCGCCGCGTGCTGGGCCAGAACGAGGGGGCCCTGGCCCTGCAGTACGGCCAGCCCGCGGGCGACATGCGCCTGCGCCAGGCCCTGGCCCTGCGTCTGGGCGGACTGGGCCTGCAGGCCTCGGCCGAGCAGATCGTCACCGCCACCGGGGCCACCCATGCGCTGGACATCGTCTCGCGCGCGCTGCTGGCGCCGGGCGATGCGGTGCTGGTGGACGAGCCCGGCTGGGCGGTGGAGTTCGCCCGCCTGAGCCAGCTGGGCATGCGCCTGCTGCCGGTGCCGCGCGGTGCCGACGGACCCGACCTGGCGGTGCTGGAGACCCTGGCGCGCGAGCACCGGCCGCGGCTGTACGTGACCATCTCGGTGCTGCACAACCCCACCGGCAACTCGCTGACGCCGGCAGGCGCCTACCAGCTGCTGCGCCTGGCCGAGCAGCACGACTTCCGGGTGGTGGAAGACGACACCTACGGCGAGCTGGCGCCGGCCCATCTGCCGCGCCTGGCCGCGCTGGACGGCCTGCAGCGCACGCTCTATGTCTCTGGCTTTTCCAAGATCCTCACGCCCGGCTGGCGGGTGGGCTATGTGGCGGCGCCGCCGTCCCTGATCGAGCGTCTGATCGACGTGAAGCTGCTCTCGACGCTGACCACGCCGGCCATCCTGGAGCAGGCCCTGGCCTACTGCCTGGAGCAGGGCAGCCTGCGCCGCCATGTGGAGCGGGTCCATGCCCGGCTGGATGGGGCCCGCCAGCGCGCGGTGCAGCTGGCGCTGGACCACGGCTGCCGTTTCGTCACGCCCCCGCAGGGCCTGTTCGGCTGGGTGGACACGGGGGTGGACACCGAGGTGCTGGCCCAGCGCCTGCACGACCAGGGCTGGCTGTTGGCGCCGGGCCACCTGTTCCATGCCCGCCGCCGGCCCAGCACGCTGATGCGCATCAACTTCGCCACCAGCCAGCACGCCCGCTTCTGGCAGGCCTTCGACCGGGCCTGCGGGCGCTGA
- a CDS encoding aminotransferase-like domain-containing protein has translation MSPSTSPSSPWHMAQRAARLNPSVIREILKLTELPGVLSLAGGLPAADTFPVEAMREATARVLTEQPQAALQYAASEGYGPLREWVAERLREQGMTHVKAEQVLMTTGSQQGLDLIAKVMVDAGAPVAVETPTYLGALQAFTPFEPIFAGVASDGQGALPEAIARLPHDAPGTRFMYVLPNFQNPTGRVMPEARRQAVVKAAQTAGIPLVEDNPYGDLWFDEAPPAPLAARWAEGVAYLGSFSKVLAPGLRLGYVVAPPALAPKLLQAKQAADLHTPGFNQRIVYEVVKDGFLERHIPTIRAQYKAQRDVMAEALREAMPAGTEWTQPEGGMFFWLRLPAGCRAMDLLPKAVAAGVAFVPGEPFYAHQPDPRTLRLSFVTLRPDEIRQAVAALGRVVHQALEDTLQAGTP, from the coding sequence ATGAGCCCCTCGACCTCGCCCTCTTCTCCCTGGCACATGGCGCAGCGCGCCGCGCGACTCAACCCCTCGGTGATCCGCGAAATCCTGAAGCTCACCGAGCTGCCCGGGGTGCTGTCGCTGGCCGGGGGCCTGCCGGCTGCCGACACCTTCCCGGTCGAAGCCATGCGCGAAGCCACCGCCCGGGTGCTGACCGAACAGCCCCAGGCCGCCCTGCAGTACGCCGCCAGCGAGGGCTACGGCCCGCTGCGCGAGTGGGTGGCCGAGCGCCTGCGCGAGCAGGGCATGACCCATGTGAAGGCCGAGCAGGTGCTGATGACCACCGGCTCGCAGCAGGGCCTGGACCTGATCGCCAAAGTGATGGTGGATGCCGGCGCGCCGGTGGCCGTGGAGACCCCGACCTATCTGGGCGCGCTGCAGGCCTTCACCCCCTTCGAGCCCATCTTCGCGGGCGTGGCCAGCGACGGCCAGGGCGCCCTGCCGGAGGCCATCGCCCGCCTGCCGCACGACGCACCGGGCACGCGCTTCATGTACGTGCTGCCCAACTTCCAGAATCCCACCGGCCGGGTGATGCCGGAGGCCCGCCGCCAGGCGGTGGTGAAGGCCGCGCAGACGGCCGGCATCCCGCTGGTGGAAGACAACCCCTACGGCGACCTGTGGTTCGACGAGGCGCCGCCCGCGCCGCTGGCGGCCCGCTGGGCCGAAGGCGTGGCCTACCTGGGCTCCTTCTCCAAGGTGCTGGCCCCGGGCCTGCGCCTGGGCTATGTGGTGGCACCGCCCGCCCTGGCCCCCAAGCTGCTGCAGGCCAAGCAGGCCGCCGACCTGCACACCCCCGGCTTCAACCAGCGCATCGTCTACGAGGTGGTGAAGGACGGCTTCCTGGAACGCCACATCCCGACCATCCGGGCCCAGTACAAGGCCCAGCGCGACGTGATGGCCGAGGCCCTGCGCGAAGCCATGCCCGCCGGCACCGAGTGGACCCAGCCCGAGGGCGGCATGTTCTTCTGGCTGCGCCTGCCGGCCGGCTGCCGTGCCATGGACCTGCTGCCCAAGGCGGTGGCCGCCGGCGTGGCCTTCGTGCCGGGCGAGCCCTTCTACGCCCACCAGCCCGACCCGCGCACGCTGCGCCTGTCCTTCGTGACCCTGCGTCCGGACGAGATCCGCCAGGCGGTGGCGGCCCTGGGCCGTGTGGTGCACCAGGCGCTGGAAGACACCCTGCAGGCGGGCACGCCATGA
- a CDS encoding PhzF family phenazine biosynthesis protein, which translates to MSMPRERRFHQLDVFTDTALRGNPLAVIHDAEGLDEATLAAMARWTNLSETTFLLPPTDPAADYRVRIFTPGGELPFAGHPTLGSCQAWLLAGGQPLQAGEVIQQCGVGHVRVRRESRRLAFAAPPCQITEVDPSLLASVLAALGLQPGQLQQARWLDNGPRWLGLLLDSADTVRALRPDHAALKTLAKVGVIAPQNAADGTDFEVRGFVAPIGIDEDPVTGSLNAGLAQWLIGAGLAPAHYVAAQGSQLGRAGRVHVAREGDTVWVGGEVAVVIQGTVAL; encoded by the coding sequence ATGAGCATGCCGCGCGAACGCCGCTTCCACCAGCTGGACGTCTTCACCGACACCGCGCTGCGGGGCAACCCGCTGGCGGTGATCCACGATGCCGAGGGTCTGGACGAGGCCACGCTGGCCGCCATGGCCCGCTGGACCAACCTCAGCGAAACCACCTTCCTGCTGCCCCCCACCGACCCGGCGGCCGACTACCGGGTGCGCATCTTCACGCCCGGCGGCGAACTGCCCTTTGCCGGCCACCCCACCCTGGGCAGCTGCCAGGCCTGGCTGCTGGCCGGCGGTCAGCCCTTGCAGGCGGGCGAGGTCATCCAGCAGTGCGGCGTGGGCCATGTGCGGGTGCGGCGCGAGAGCCGCCGCCTGGCCTTTGCCGCGCCGCCCTGCCAGATCACCGAGGTGGATCCCTCCCTGCTGGCCTCGGTGCTGGCCGCCCTGGGTCTGCAGCCCGGGCAGCTTCAACAGGCCCGCTGGCTGGACAACGGCCCGCGCTGGCTGGGGCTGCTGCTGGACAGCGCCGACACCGTGCGCGCCCTGCGTCCCGACCACGCCGCCCTCAAGACCCTGGCCAAGGTGGGCGTGATCGCCCCGCAGAACGCCGCAGACGGCACGGACTTCGAGGTCCGCGGCTTCGTCGCCCCCATCGGCATCGACGAGGATCCGGTGACCGGCAGCCTCAACGCGGGGCTGGCCCAGTGGCTGATCGGCGCGGGCCTGGCGCCCGCGCACTACGTGGCGGCCCAGGGCTCGCAGCTGGGTCGCGCCGGCCGGGTGCATGTGGCGCGGGAGGGCGACACCGTGTGGGTGGGCGGCGAGGTGGCCGTGGTCATCCAGGGCACCGTCGCGCTCTGA
- a CDS encoding M20/M25/M40 family metallo-hydrolase, whose protein sequence is MPLACPPALRRAPRAALRHCRPLLAALALCATPLAQAAPAWITVGERAYALLQQQAPALRSQASTAARLSDGARETVHLVQVDDGQLEALSQAVHESLRRCGGYRWHASRADGLLALQALRSAPTAPAVAAPSYAIDNADLVQPLLNQVQDSRILATIQTLSDFQNRYYTSNPGVQASDQLAALWSSLAAGRSNVSVRQVSHRGWPQKSVVLTLQGSSQAKQKVVLGAHLDSIVSGKVTDSTRAPGADDDASGVASLTEVIRVLLDSGYQPRRTIEFMAYAAEEVGLRGSQAIAQQYKRQRQQVVGVLQLDMTAFQGSAGDLYLFTDYTNAAQNTFLANLAAAYLPELTVGYDRCGYGCSDHASWTAAGFAASFPFEAAFADDNKAIHTANDTTATFGNQALHAAKFSRLALAYAVELGTDGPTLNGR, encoded by the coding sequence ATGCCCCTGGCTTGCCCGCCTGCCCTGCGCCGCGCCCCGCGCGCGGCCCTCCGTCACTGCCGTCCCCTGCTGGCGGCCCTGGCCCTGTGTGCCACCCCTCTGGCCCAGGCCGCACCGGCCTGGATCACCGTGGGCGAGCGCGCCTATGCGCTGCTGCAGCAGCAGGCGCCCGCGCTGCGCAGCCAGGCCAGCACGGCGGCCCGCCTGAGCGACGGCGCGCGCGAGACGGTGCATCTGGTGCAGGTGGACGATGGGCAGCTCGAGGCCCTGTCCCAGGCCGTGCACGAGAGCCTGCGCCGCTGCGGCGGCTACCGCTGGCATGCCAGCCGCGCCGACGGGCTGCTGGCCCTGCAGGCGCTGCGCAGCGCCCCGACCGCACCGGCGGTGGCCGCCCCCAGCTACGCCATCGACAACGCCGACCTGGTGCAGCCGCTGCTCAACCAGGTGCAGGACAGCCGCATCCTGGCCACCATCCAGACCCTGTCGGACTTCCAGAACCGCTACTACACCAGCAACCCCGGCGTGCAGGCGTCGGACCAGTTGGCCGCCCTGTGGTCCAGCCTGGCGGCCGGCCGCAGCAATGTCTCCGTGCGCCAGGTGAGCCACCGGGGTTGGCCGCAGAAGTCGGTGGTGCTGACCCTCCAGGGCAGCAGCCAGGCCAAGCAGAAGGTGGTGCTGGGGGCCCACCTGGACTCCATCGTCTCGGGCAAGGTCACCGACAGCACCCGGGCCCCGGGCGCCGACGACGACGCCTCGGGCGTGGCCAGCCTGACCGAGGTGATCCGGGTCCTGCTGGACAGCGGCTACCAGCCCCGGCGCACGATCGAGTTCATGGCCTACGCGGCCGAGGAGGTCGGGCTGCGCGGCTCCCAGGCCATCGCCCAGCAGTACAAGCGCCAGCGCCAGCAGGTGGTGGGGGTGCTGCAGCTGGACATGACCGCCTTCCAAGGCAGCGCCGGCGACCTCTATCTCTTCACCGACTACACCAACGCGGCGCAGAACACCTTCCTGGCCAACCTGGCCGCGGCCTATCTGCCCGAACTGACGGTGGGCTATGACCGCTGCGGCTACGGCTGCTCGGACCACGCCTCCTGGACGGCCGCGGGCTTTGCCGCCTCCTTCCCCTTCGAGGCCGCCTTCGCCGACGACAACAAGGCCATCCACACCGCCAACGACACCACCGCCACCTTCGGCAACCAGGCCCTGCACGCCGCCAAGTTCAGCAGGCTGGCCCTGGCCTATGCCGTCGAACTGGGCACCGATGGCCCGACGCTGAACGGACGTTGA